The region CAGATCGACGATGTCGGTGCGAGCCAGCAAGTCATTGATAAATACACGCGGAATTCGTCCAGCCATAAGCCCTTACTTTACTAGCCTATAAACGAGAACAAGCCGCGCATTCCTTTCGGAAAGCACGGCCTTCGTATGCAACTACACGGTCTGCGCGATTTTTAAAATCAGAAATTCACGCGGCGGGGTTACCCCCGAAGAATTAATACAGACGAGTGCGGCGTGCGTTTTCGCGAGCCAGTTTCTTCGCGTGACGTTTCACAGCAGAAGCTTTAGCGCGTTTACGTTCGGTAGTCGGTTTTTCATAGAACTCACGACGACGAACTTCAGCTAAAACGCCTGCTTTCTCGCAAGAGCGTTTGAAACGACGCAGAGCAACGTCAAATGGCTCGTTTTCACGTACTTTAATTACCGGCATGTGCCTCTCACCTCAATAAAATTCGGTTTGCTGCTGGCCAAGCGCCAGCCTTTTCAAAATGGTGCGGAATTTTACTTCAACGGATGCTGCTTTGTAAAGCACCACAGCAAATTGAAACCTGCGCCGCCCTGGTAAAACGTGCGCAATTTTGCATCGGGCGCTGATTATAGTCTAATCAAAAAAAAATGCTCGTTTTTAATCAAACCGGCATTTATGGCTGGAATCATCGACATAGCTTCCGACCGGCGACAAGATAGACCCCGCTGGCGGTAAATGGGCATGATTGTGGTAAACTGCAGGCCGCACGTGAATGATGGGAAAGGGTAATGCGAGTACTGGGTATAGAAACCTCCTGCGATGAAACCGGAATTGCAGTGTATGACGATCAGGCCGGTTTATTAGCGAATCAGTTGTACAGCCAGGTGAAGCTGCATGCCGATTACGGCGGCGTAGTGCCGGAGCTGGCCTCCCGCGATCACGTGCGTAAAACCGTGCCGTTGATTCAGGCGGCCTTGAAAGAAGCGAACCTGACCGCCGCCGACATCGACGGCGTCGCCTACACTGCCGGGCCTGGCCTGGTGGGGGCGTTGCTGGTCGGCGCCACCGTCGGTCGTGCGCTGGCGTTTGCCTGGAACGTGCCTGCGGTGCCGGTGCACCACATGGAAGGCCACCTGTTGGCGCCGATGCTGGAAGACAATCCGCCGGCATTCCCCTTTGTCGCGTTGCTGGTTTCCGGCGGCCACACGCAGTTGATCAGCGTGACCGGCATTGGGCAGTATGAACTGTTGGGCGAGTCGATAGACGATGCGGCCGGTGAAGCCTTCGATAAAACCGCCAAGCTGCTTGGGCTGGATTACCCCGGCGGGCCAATGCTGTCGAAGATGGCGCAACAGGGTATTGCGGGCCGTTTCACCTTCCCGCGTCCGATGACCGATCGCCCGGGGCTGGATTTCAGCTTCTCCGGGCTGAAGACCTTTGCCGCCAACACCATCCGTTCTAACGGCAATGATGACCAGACGCGTTCGGACATCGCCCGCGCGTTCGAAGATGCGGTGGTGGATACGCTGGCGATCAAATGCAAACGTGCGCTGGAGCAGACGGGCTTCAAACGCCTGGTGATGGCCGGCGGCGTCAGCGCCAACCGCACTCTGCGCAGCAAAATGGCGGAAATGATGCATAAACGCGGTGGCGAGGTGTTCTACGCCCGTCCGGAATTCTGTACCGATAACGGCGCGATGATCGCCTATGCGGGCTTGGTGCGATTGAAAAGCGGCGCCAACCCGGAACTGAGCGTTTCGGTGCGCCCGCGCTGGCCGTTGGCTGAACTGCCTGCGGTATGAAAAAACGGCAGTAAACCAGCATTGTTCTGAATCACATTTTGCATTAATGGATGGAACCAAAATGCCAAATATTTCAATACGTCAGCATGGAGCTGACGCCATTGACACAACCAATCGATATTTTCTCGATACGGGCTTGCCTCTTATTGCAAATACGCTGAGTCAACAAGATTTGGCATGGTGTATGGCGATGGTGCGTAATTTACCAGAGGAAAAGAGGTTGCCCTGGGAAACGGTGAACGCTTCTTTAGATGATGACGAAGCGTTCAATTTTGCTTTCAAGCTCTTGGATGCAATGGATCGACCAGCAGGGGCCTGTGCGTGTGATTATATTCAGGCAGAGCAGGTTCTGAACGTTAACATGTTGCAGAATTTCTCACCGGAAGGCTCAGTGCTTGATGGAAGGATGTTGACCTATGCACTTGTCACTATCGTCTTTTTTTTGGCTGATACTGAAGGGACTGGGGTGCGATTGATGTTTCCGGTTAACGATGGAGTCGCCGATTACTATATCAATCGCCACCAATTTGTCGATATCACCGGTGGGGCAAAGTTAATACTGTATCGCTCAGCCGATGAGCTTTCGGCATGGTTCTCGACGCTTCAGCTACCTTTGGTTGATGGTGAGTGAAATATGAGCAATAATAAAAGCAGTAACAACCTATGCAAAAAGGAGTTAGGTATGGTCGGTCAAACAACTAAAGTCAAAACACCTAAATCCTCTTACAAAGTGGTTTCTACTATTGTAACCGCAGAAGGTTCTACGTTAGTTATTGAGGATGGTGAAGGGTTGAAAACCATAGCCATTACTCCTCGCGGTAAAAAAATCAGCGCATCGAAAAGTGAGTTGTACACGGCGATGGTTCGAGCTGCGCCTGCCTTGAAGGTGGCTGAATGTTTACCGGAACCTGAGGGCGTCTGTAATACGTCAAAGTATCCTGTAAAAGTTAAAGCGTGATTGTAAAAGGCCGGAAATTTCCGGCCTTATAACTTCAGGATTCTTTCTTTTCTTCCGGCTCCGCCGCATCCGCTTTTTTCTTGCGGAACTTGTCCCAGATTTTCCCTTCCTGCCCACGCCACAGGCGTTGGATATTGTCATGGTGCCGCATCAAAATCAGGCAAGAAAGCATCGCCACCGGGAAGGTGAACTGCGGCTTGAACCACCAAACGTAAAAAGGGGCAATCAAGGCGCTGATAATCGCGCCCAGCGAGGAGTAACCGCTAAGCAGCACGGTCAGCAGCCAGGTGCCGGTCATCAGGCCGGTAAGATCCCAGCCTATCGGCGCTATGGCCCCAAAGGCAGTCGCCACGCCTTTGCCGCCGCGGAAATGGAAGAACACCGGGTAGATGTGCCCGACGCAGGCGGCGATCGCCGTCAGCCCCAGATACAGCGGCGGTATCTCCAGCTTGTACGCCAGCCAAACCGGCAACATTCCTTTGAGAATATCGAACACCAGCACCGCCGCCGCCGCCAGGCGACCGCCGATGCGCAGGACGTTGGTGGCTCCTGGATTCCCTGAGCCATGTTCACGCGGATCGGGCAGCCTGGCGATCCGACAAACCAGGATCGCACTGGAAACTGAGCCACACAGATACGCGAAGATAATCATGCCAAGCGCGGTAGCACTCATAACGCGGTTCCGTTTAATAATGGTCGTTTTACTAGCAACATCTATGGATAATACGCATATTCCGCTGGAAGTGGTATCCGGCAAGGCTAAAAACAGAGAATGACGTGATGGATATCGTATTTATTGAAGAGCTTACCGTTATTACTACCATTGGCGTTTATGATTGGGAACAAACCATTCGCCAGAAGCTGGTGTTCGATATCGAAATGGGCTGGGACAACCGTCAGGCCGCAGCCAGCGACGACGTAAACGACTGTCTGAGCTATGCCGATATCAGCGAAGCCATCATCCAGCACGTAGAGCCGAATCGTTTTGCGTTGGTGGAGCGGGTGGCAGAGGAAATATCTGAAATTTTACTCCAGCGCTTCAATTCCCCGTGGGTCCGTATTAAGGTCAGCAAACCGGGCGCAGTTGCACACGCCAGCCGGGTAGGGGTCATTATTGAGCGTGGCACTCGGCCGGTGTGATTTCCTGTCATACGCGTGCAACTAAAGACCGTTAACCTGGTCTGAACCTGAGAATTGTTTTAGCGGCAATGTATTGAACACTGTCGCTTTTTTATGTTGGTAGGCGCAAATTTATAGGGTGAGCGAAACACATGGCGGACTTGCATTCACTGTTTATCGCATTTGTTCTTGGGGTGGTCGAAGGGTTAACTGAATTCTTGCCGGTATCCTCTACCGGGCACATGATTATTGTGGGCGAATGGCTGGGCTTTACCGGCGACAAGGCCAAAACTTTTGAAGTCATTATTCAACTGGGGTCGATTCTGGCGGTGGTGGTGATGTTCTGGCGCCGTCTGTTCGGCCTGATCGGCATTCACTTTGGCGGCAAGCCGGTGGAGCACGAAGGCAAGACCGCAGGGCGGTTAAAACTGGGCCATATCCTGCTGGCGATGATCCCGGCGGTGGTGCTGGGGCTGTTACTCCACGATTTCATCAAGTCGCTGTTCGCGCCAAAGAACGTGATGTATGCGCTGGTGGTCGGTGGTTTCCTGCTGCTGGCGGCGGAATGGCTGAAGCCGAAGAAACCGAGTGCGGAAGGGCTGGATGACATTACCTACCGTCAGGCGTTTATGATTGGCTGTTTCCAGTGTCTGGCGTTGTGGCCGGGCTTCTCCCGTTCAGGCTCCACCATTGCCGGCGGTATGTTGGTGGGCGTGAACCGTTATGCGGCTTCCGAGTTCTCCTTTATTTTGGCGGTGCCGATGATGATTGGTGCCAGCGGCCTGGATCTGTATAAGAGCCTGCACTTCCTGACGATGGGCGATCTGCCGATGTTCGCCGTCGGTTTTGTGACCGCTTTCGTGGTGGCGCTGATCGCGATCAAAACCTTCCTGTCGCTGATTAAGCGCATCTCGTTTGTGCCGTTCGCCATCTACCGCTTTATCGTTGCCGCCGTGGTTTACATGGTCTTCATGTAAGCGACAGCGTCAATAAAAAACCCTGCTTTGCGGGGTTTTTTTATGCCTGATCGAGAGGGATATCCTGGGTGAGTTTCCAGTCGGCCAGTACCTGCTGGCGGCGGCGTTTCAGCTCATCGCGGATCGCCAGCCCCTGCAGACCGCTGGCCACGACCTCTTTTACCGAGACAGCATTTGCCACCTGGAAAGCCTGGCGCAAATAGTCGCCCTGCGGATAGGGATTGTTTTCAAACCCGGTACGGCCGCGTGCGTCCGCCTCGCTGGTCAGGATCATCTGTTCCAGCCTCTGCGGTTTACGCCAGACGTCTATCGCATCGAAAAGCTTCAGCAGGGTTTCCGGGCGCAGCTTGTTTACGGTATGGATCAGATCATGGTATTCGGCCACCAGTTTGGCCAAATCGCGCACCGGGTTGGGCACCCGTAAACGTTGGCAGAGTTCTTCGACCAGCTTGACGCCGGTCAGGCCGTGACCGTGATGATGTGGCCAGAGTTCTTGCGGCGTCAGCCCCTTGCCGAGATCGTGGCACAGGGCCGCGAAGCGTATGTCGACGTCAGGGCTGAGCCGGGCGGCAATAGCCAGCGTCATCAGGGTATGAATGCCGGTGTCGATCTCCGGGTGCCATTTGGCCGGGGCCGGCACGCCGAACAGGGCGTCGATCTCGGGGAACAGCACCGCCAGCGCATCACAGTCGCGCAGAACCTGGAAATACACTTGCGGGCTCTGGCTTTGCAGCGCTTTTTCGGTTTCTTTCCATACCCGCTCGGCGGTCAGCGCCGCCAATTCACCGCTGCGGGCCATTTGGCGCATCAGCTCAGCGGTTTCCGGGGCAATGGTAAAGCCCAGATGGGCAAAGCGGGCGGCAAAACGGGCTACGCGCAACACGCGCAGCGGATCTTCACCGAAGGCATCGGAAACGTGGCGCAGCAAGCGCGCTTGCAAATCGGCCACGCCGTGGAAAGGGTCTATCAGCTCACCGTCGGTGCCGCGGGCTATGGCGTTGATGGTCAAATCGCGGCGCTGCAAATCTTCTTCCAGCGTCACGTCCGGTGCGGCGTAGCAGGTAAAGCCGGTATAGCCCTGGCCGGATTTACGTTCGGTGCGCGCCAGCGCATATTCTTCATGGGTCTCAGGGTTGAGAAACACCGGGAAGTCTTTACCGACCTGTTGATACCCCAGCGCCAGCAGTTCTGCAGGCGCTGCGCCCACCACCACCCAGTCGCGGTCGAAAACCGGTATCTCAAGCAAACTGTCGCGGACGGCGCCGCCGACCAGGTAGATCTTCACTATTATGCTCCTGCATGATTCTGGGACTCTGTTGACCAGATTACCTCAATTAGCCGGGCCGTGCCGAAGCCAATAAAAAAGGCGCCCGCAGGCGCCAATCTCAAACTGAACGATACTGAAA is a window of Serratia plymuthica DNA encoding:
- the tsaD gene encoding tRNA (adenosine(37)-N6)-threonylcarbamoyltransferase complex transferase subunit TsaD; translated protein: MRVLGIETSCDETGIAVYDDQAGLLANQLYSQVKLHADYGGVVPELASRDHVRKTVPLIQAALKEANLTAADIDGVAYTAGPGLVGALLVGATVGRALAFAWNVPAVPVHHMEGHLLAPMLEDNPPAFPFVALLVSGGHTQLISVTGIGQYELLGESIDDAAGEAFDKTAKLLGLDYPGGPMLSKMAQQGIAGRFTFPRPMTDRPGLDFSFSGLKTFAANTIRSNGNDDQTRSDIARAFEDAVVDTLAIKCKRALEQTGFKRLVMAGGVSANRTLRSKMAEMMHKRGGEVFYARPEFCTDNGAMIAYAGLVRLKSGANPELSVSVRPRWPLAELPAV
- a CDS encoding multifunctional CCA addition/repair protein, whose protein sequence is MKIYLVGGAVRDSLLEIPVFDRDWVVVGAAPAELLALGYQQVGKDFPVFLNPETHEEYALARTERKSGQGYTGFTCYAAPDVTLEEDLQRRDLTINAIARGTDGELIDPFHGVADLQARLLRHVSDAFGEDPLRVLRVARFAARFAHLGFTIAPETAELMRQMARSGELAALTAERVWKETEKALQSQSPQVYFQVLRDCDALAVLFPEIDALFGVPAPAKWHPEIDTGIHTLMTLAIAARLSPDVDIRFAALCHDLGKGLTPQELWPHHHGHGLTGVKLVEELCQRLRVPNPVRDLAKLVAEYHDLIHTVNKLRPETLLKLFDAIDVWRKPQRLEQMILTSEADARGRTGFENNPYPQGDYLRQAFQVANAVSVKEVVASGLQGLAIRDELKRRRQQVLADWKLTQDIPLDQA
- the bacA gene encoding undecaprenyl-diphosphate phosphatase, which produces MADLHSLFIAFVLGVVEGLTEFLPVSSTGHMIIVGEWLGFTGDKAKTFEVIIQLGSILAVVVMFWRRLFGLIGIHFGGKPVEHEGKTAGRLKLGHILLAMIPAVVLGLLLHDFIKSLFAPKNVMYALVVGGFLLLAAEWLKPKKPSAEGLDDITYRQAFMIGCFQCLALWPGFSRSGSTIAGGMLVGVNRYAASEFSFILAVPMMIGASGLDLYKSLHFLTMGDLPMFAVGFVTAFVVALIAIKTFLSLIKRISFVPFAIYRFIVAAVVYMVFM
- the plsY gene encoding glycerol-3-phosphate 1-O-acyltransferase PlsY codes for the protein MSATALGMIIFAYLCGSVSSAILVCRIARLPDPREHGSGNPGATNVLRIGGRLAAAAVLVFDILKGMLPVWLAYKLEIPPLYLGLTAIAACVGHIYPVFFHFRGGKGVATAFGAIAPIGWDLTGLMTGTWLLTVLLSGYSSLGAIISALIAPFYVWWFKPQFTFPVAMLSCLILMRHHDNIQRLWRGQEGKIWDKFRKKKADAAEPEEKKES
- the folB gene encoding bifunctional dihydroneopterin aldolase/7,8-dihydroneopterin epimerase, with amino-acid sequence MDIVFIEELTVITTIGVYDWEQTIRQKLVFDIEMGWDNRQAAASDDVNDCLSYADISEAIIQHVEPNRFALVERVAEEISEILLQRFNSPWVRIKVSKPGAVAHASRVGVIIERGTRPV
- the rpsU gene encoding 30S ribosomal protein S21: MPVIKVRENEPFDVALRRFKRSCEKAGVLAEVRRREFYEKPTTERKRAKASAVKRHAKKLARENARRTRLY